TGGACATTTGGTCGCACTAGTTCAGCATCTTACTGGACTAGTTGAACAAATCTTACTAGTCACTCTTTTTCAGCAACTAGTGGCACTTTTGTTCAACTAGTTACAGCAGAAACTGTACTAGTAACACTGTGCGCCGCACTAGTAGCACCAAAGTCCCTACTAGTTGGCTTATTGCCGCACTAGTGGCCCTCTGGACTGAACTAGTAATGCTGAAAGTGTTACTAGCTAACTAGTGAGCTGCAAAAGCTCTGACATGTAAGCTAGTCAAACATGGATTCAGCTCACTAGTAAACTAGGCCTTTTCTGCACTAGTTGAACTAGTGGGAGCCAAAATGCACACTAGTAAGCTAGTGCAGGCAAAAATACCCACTAGTTTACTAGTAAAAGACTATTTTGCACCTCACTAGTTTGGTCAAAATAGGCGTTTACTAGTAAACTAGTGGGTATTTCGACCCCACTAGTTAACTAGTACACATTTTGAGCCTACTAGTGTGGCGCACAGTGTTACTAGTACAGTTTCTGCTGTAACTAGTTGAACAAAAGTGCCACTAGTTGCTGAAAAAGAGTGACTAGTAAGATTTTTTGTTCAACTAGTACAGTAAGATGCTGAACTAGTGCGACCAAATGTCCAACTAGTGCTGACAAAGACCGAACTAGTGGAGGGGACTGACATTTGATATCAAGGATATGGAATAAATGCTCAAACGGCTTGCCATAGGaaacaaacagttaaaataCCGTTTATCTCTGGTCCACAGCGGCGTAATGATCAGaaggttggtttgtaccgagctggagtttcatttgtcctcctccactctccgcTGACATGCAgtcactttaactaataaacacagacactcatCACAAattatcaggacctgatcaggACAGGAAGTCTACTTAGTGCTTGCTGTAAGAGAGGAACTGGTCCACTTCTCCAATCCAAGTTGGCAGGTAACgttagaccccgcctcctgcagcagcatcactcaGCCATAACGATGGAGTAGACCTTTGGGGAACAGGCTCCACTCAGTActcaagtacttttacttttaattctaTTACTAGTAAGTTTAGGAGCAAGTGCTTAGTGGCCTTTATTCAACTAAAAAGGTTGATGTGTGTCACTTTTAATTGAGTATatgtttgtctatttatttgtccttttacTACAGGAACATGTTTGAATTCTGCCTCCACCACTGTCTGACTTTCACAAATAGatatacaataaacaaaaacaataagatCATTTCCAGGGCTTTTACAGTTACAGAAAGAACATGCATTatcacaggccaagcaaacaacccattccaaacaggcatcAGGCCAAAAACAAGCACTCGCACTAGTTTATCTAATATACAATAttcaatgtaaaaaataaagttatgcatgtgtttgatgtttgaCACTAATGTTTTTATACTGAACATGACATAAGATGTATTctgtaaattatatattttagtataTAGTATTTTTGAATAATTCTAAATGATATTTGtgcacacaccatcacacactgCTGAATCTGGATGTATAAATGAAAACCAGAAGTGACACTAAACGCAGAGCCATTTCGGAGCTGAAACAGCTTCCTCTTATTGCTGAGCTGAGCTAAATCATCTGGATTCCTCATCACTCTGTAACCCTTTGATCCCTTTCTAGTATTCTTTTAATTATCTACACATTTCCAAGTATAGACTGGACTGAATATTTTCAGGCAAGTACTCAAGAAGTAGGGGTGTTCTTGTGAGAACTGCCAATCTCTCATTGTAGatttaaactgctttcagacatgcgctgaactcCAAATACTCTCCTGAAATTATGAATTTAAGAACGCAAATCAAAGAGTCAGAGGCTTcgtattttctctggagttttccCTGCCAGCTGCCCTGGTATAAAAACTCAAGAGTGAGCCCATATGATAATAAGATGTAACATTTCCTCTATGCAAACAAAGGGGCTTATCCCCATTTGCCTCACAGATTGCAACCCATCTCCTTTGCATATAGTTGATCATGTTATTGATTGTGGCCTGTGGAATATTGGTCCACTCCTCTTCAATGGCCAAGACAAGTTGCTGGGTATTGGCTGGAATTGGAACCTGCTGTCATGCATGAGTGCTGTGAGAGAGGCTTTTCTTGTTCTCTGGGTACATATTACAGAAGAAGAGAGCTGTTTTGTCTCctaaaaacataaacagatatTAATGTCTCAGACATAGGCTGAATGTCAAGGAGGTCCCCTTCAAATTTGTAAAGGGACTCTTAACAAAGGAGAAGAGTGGAAGTCTCTTGATGTCAAAGACAGATCTGGAGAAACATCTGAAAAAGGCAGATAACAGACGCCACGGAAAGATCACCCTCCCACCTGCCATGCCTCCAATCCCCCCACCAGAGCACCAGCTAGATACCAGATGGAAACTGTGCATAGAACAAGGGCCTCATCAGCTCCAGGTCCTAATGGAGTTCCGTACAGGTTTTAACAGAAATGCAGGAGATCCCAGTGTCATGGCAGAgagccagaggaagaggaatcCTGATTCCCAAGGAAAAGGACTCATCTGTAAGGTTGAGGGAAATATCTTCGTCAGCGTGGTGGCTCAAAGACTATGGCGTAACCTGccaaaaaaacatctgattgGCACGTGAATCCAGAAAGCAGGGGTCTCAGGCTTTTCCGACTGTCTGGAACACACTAGCACCATCTGGCATCAGATCCAGGTCCCCGGGAAGGAGAGGACAGATCTTCAAGTGGTGTTTCTGAACCTTGCCAACATCCTCTGGACTGCCTTTTTCAGATTCCCAGCGGCCCTCGCAGACCTCGTCAAGGCCTATATCCAGGACGTTCAGCTATGCTTGACAACATCAGACTTTGATGGAAAGAGGGCTCCCATTGATAAGCCGGAAATCAAAATTACGGACAGGTTCAAGTCCACTCTCATTGACCTCTCTACAGTTTTGCCCCTGAGAATTTACATCATTTGTGTCCAGTTCACACCCTATCCATCTATGTGGAGTGCACaagttgtgtatatatatatatatatatatatatatatatatatattttatgattattgcaaatatatatatatatctccctCCACTGAATACCTCAGTAGCAGCTGAGTCCCATGTTTGTTTTCGCCAAGTGACTCCCCCTCGCCCCTTCTCCTACTCAAAATTGTGAGGAATGTTGATCTACAGTGACGTAAAAGTCGCATTGTATTCCGATATGGGTCACATGGCTGTTCAGACTgaggtcacatttaaaaaaccacATATCGAAGTGGCCCAAAGCAGATTCCATGTTATTTGTGCTTGGCTGGGAGTGTCGGATTCGGGCCACTTGGGATGTTGACAAACCAGTCTCGACAACCCAACCTACACCTCACCTCCCATCTTTCGCTTTCCCACACAAGCCAATTGGCTTGCTAATGCAAAGTAATCAAAGTTGTCTAGCTATGAGCGACGACTCCAGTAGCAGTATGCACACACTTTTGCAACAGATATGTCATATGAGGTAAAGGACCTTAGGAGTTTCCTCAAAAGTCTGAAGCGGCTGAAGCGGCACGGAGGGGCAAAAGAGGATGGGGAACATCTCTGAATGGTGAACGATATTGTGGTTTAGGGGTTTAGTTTTAGCATGAACTCAAAAATGGCTCCCCAGATTCCCACTCACGAGAGGTTGCTAATGGTAGGAGGCAGCCCAGCTTTGATTAGAATGTTTTGACcgtttcatttatatatatatgctatgAAGTAGAGCGCTCCCAATGGTTGAATCTATGTCAGCATTATCCCTGCAAGGTCCAAAATGGGTTGAAACACTAGATGGCGTCATGAGCCATGATCCACcaataaatgttacattttttgtgtCAGAAACAGGCTCCATGAGGGTGGCACGAGGGCCCGACCTactctagtgggacctgtgctcagCACTGTGCAGCTTCATTGGCAATCGTTCCCATTTTCTTCACAGATGATAGAAGTGCTTACAGGCGCGTGAGGATACCATGAGTTGCCGTGATGAAATTCATGtaagttggatcagcctgtgatttacattttttacttcgattttctgtgtggttttgaatccattcatccattgaCCATTGTTACGTCATAGagttctcaacaaattatacaatgtacatcagaaaagattttcaacttgaaaatttcattcatcaagatctgatgtgtgatttaagtgtttcCAGACCTTGGATAAACTTTCTTAAtcttgaccttttttttttttaaagataccATCAACATtgtctttgcttttttattAACACATGGTACAAAAACATAACTTCACTTATTGTATAAAATGCATTCATTCTAACCAGCAACTGCAAACTTCTATACCACTTTGGCCTTTACTCATAGGACAGAATTTAAGTGAGAATGTGGGAGAGAGcatgggaaacacacacacagcagaggtcaGAACCAAATCTACGGCCACTGCAGAGGACCCAAGCCTCAAGCTTGCTTTTTGcaatttgaattaattattttctaataAAGAGGACAAATAGTGCATGTTGATAGGAAAAGCTCAAAAtggttgaaagaaaaaaatattagaaaatagaaaattgtAGCCCAATCCTACTTTACCCCATGATAAATGATATGTTTGGAAATACTGGTGGAAGGTTGGGACAGTGAGTAGTTACAGTAGTGGTGCCATTTGAGTAACAACTGTACAGGGCATTAGTCGCAAAGTCGCATTGTATTCCGATATGGGTCACATGGCTGTTCAGACTgaggtcacatttaaaaaaatcggATCTTTATCTGATTTAGAACCACATATCGAAGTGGCCCAAAGCAGATTCCATGTTATTTGTGCTTGGCTGGGAGTGTCGGATTCGGGCCACTTGGGATGTTGACAAACCAGTCTCGACAACCCAACCTACACCTCACCTCCCATCTTTCGCTTTCCCACACAAGCCAATTGGCTTGCTAATGCAAAGTAATCAAAGTTGTCTAGCTATGAGCGACGACTCCAGTAGCAGTATGCACACACTTTTGCAACAGATATGTCATATGAGGTAAAGGACCTTAGGAGTTTCCTCAAAAGTCTGAAGCGGCTGAAGCGGCACGGAGGGGCAAAAGAGGATGGGGAACATCTCTGAATGGTGAACAATATTGTGGTTTAGGGGTTTAGTTTTAGCATGGACTCAAAAATGGCTCCCCAGATTCCCACTCACGAGAGGTTGCTAATGGTAGGAGGCAGCCCAGCTTTGATTAGAATGTTTTGACcgtttcatttatatatatatgctatgAAGTAGAGCGCTCCCAATGGTTGAATCTATGTCAGCATTATCCCTGCAAGGTCCAAAATGGGTTGAAACACTAGATGGCGTCATGAGCCATGATCCACcaataaatgttacattttttgtgtCAGAAACAGGCTCCATGAGGGTGGCACGAGGGCCCGACCTactctagtgggacctgtgctcagCACTGTGCAGCTTCATTGGCAATCGTTCCCATTTTCTTCACAGATGATAGAAGTGCTTACAGGCGCGTGAGGATACCATGAGTTGCCGTGATGAAATTCATGtaagttggatcagcctgtgatttacattttttacttagattttctgtgtggttttgaatccattcatccattgaCCATTGTTACGTCATATagttctcaacaaattatacaatgtacatcagaaaagattttcaacttgaaaatttcattcatcaagatctgatgtgtgatttaagtgttgcACTGAATCATTATGTTAGGTAGATATTAGGATTTTCCCGACCTTGGATAAACTTTCTTAAtcttgacctttttttttttaaagataccATCAACATtgtctttgcttttttattAACGCATGGTACAAAAACATAACTTCACTTATTGTATAAAATGCATTCATTCTAACCAGCAACTGCAGACTTCTATACCACTTTGGCCTTTACTCATAGGACAGAATTTAAGTGAGAATGTTGGAGAGAGcatgggaaacacacacacagcagaggtcaGACCCAAATCTACGGCCACTGCAGAGGACCCAAGCCTCAAGCTTGCTTTTTGcaatttgaattaattattttctaataAAGAGGACAAATAGTGCATGTTGATAGGAAAAGCTGAAAatggctgaaagaaaaaaatattagaaaatagaaaattgtAGCCCAATCCTACTTTACCCCATGATAAATGATATGTTTGGAAATACTGGTGGAAGGTTGGGACAGTGAGTAGTTACAGTAGTGGTGCCATTTGAGTAACAACTGTACAGGGCATTAGTTTCGGGTTGGGGAATTGGGCAGATAAATAGGGTTTTAAGATCCCAGTTGCAAAGTCCAGACTCATCATCTTTGGTTTCAGAAGACAGGTATGAATCTCCTCGAGAGAGGTGAAAGAATTCCAAGGTGTTTGGTTTAATAAACAAATCCCTTGGACATGTCATTTTGCAGAAGTTGAGCTGAATGTGACTGAGAGTGGAGTGAGGGGGTGGAGAGAGACCCTATCTGTCTACATACTATACCAAGCAATGATAAATATGTCAAATTGATATGGAGTTTTTATCTTTGTCTCTGCTACTGAGACAGTGCTTGAAATATATGCTGTAGACAAAGGCCAAGACTCTGCTGTGGGGCTTTTGGAACTTTAGTTCCTGCACAGGTTATTGAAATTGAAGAAGTGCCGTTCAGCTTGAGATGCATTAAGCTGATACTGTAAAACTGGGGGAAACTAACTGGCGAATCACACTTCTACAGTAAAGTGTATTTTTCCAGGGACTGGTGGCAAGTACAAAACCAGATAATTTCTCAAGGTGACCAGAAAACtgagaatagagcaggaaaGCATAGTAAATCATGCAGACTGAGTATGTATTCTTTTTAAGGCAAATGCAAGAATCAGACATTCATTTAACCTTTCTACACGATAACCTTGCAAGTGTGACAGATTCTTAAAGTAAggggaaattattttaaaattattcTGATGGTTTGAAGAACCCAGAGAGTGAGAAAGGAGGACGCTGGGTGTATGTGGTAGGctacagctttaaaaaaaaaaaacatgatcagtGTGTCACATGGAATCTGTTTTCACAACAGTTTTCTGGACTTTGTGGTGGACAGAGAATACCAGACCAAGACAAAGTATGTTCTGTTGGTTAAATCAGTATTTGCAGGAAAACATCCAACTGGAATGTTCAAATATGGAAGTTCTACAGTCAAGCATGTTTTTCTAGAATGTGGCACTTattacacagagagaaaaagatttATAAGAGTTTGTCAAACCAAGGTGTTATTCTGTTGATTTGTTCTTTGGCCAAAATAATAGTTATCTTCTGTTTACAAAAACAATTACTGCAGGGTATAGAtcaatatacaaaaaaaatatgaaacgTGGTTGATTTCTATTCTGCAGGGGGAAGTAGTACGTCTAATAGCCTGTATACTGCCAAAAACACATAAGATGATTAACTCCTGTAGTAGAGGCTCATCACCACATCCCAGTTTTTTTGGGAGAATGCAAGTGTATGCAAAGTGAATGCATGGTTCATTGTATCATATGAAATCAATGAACCATAACCAAATCTGACTAACCCAACAAAGCCAAATCAGAAGGAAAGATACAAATGAACCCTGTATTTAAACCGCTCACCTTTATTTAACTCCAAATACTGGAGGCCAATTTACTTGGTTTCGTTCAATCttaattgtttgatttgtgtttcgTAATAGACTATAGGCGAGGGTCCAAAATGAAAGGCTACCCTTAAAAAGCATAGTCGGTGTGACGCAATCCTTACGCGACGGAGTTGAAAGAGCGAAAAAGCAGCCAGCGGTCCGGGGCTCCGCCACCATTGGTCTCCGCACAGACATTTTAAACCGAATTGAAACAAATTGTCCCTGTCCATTTCACGTATGCCTTCGACAGGGATCCGCCGTCGCTGATTCATATTTACGTGTTTTCGCTGAACCGGAAGACCTAAATGAAATCAAAGTTCGCAGGGAGGTGACATCTAGCCGCTCCACACCTGACTTCATTGAATTGGGTTTTACAACAATTAGCATTTGTTTTGGTTCCATCCCGACCCAGCATTAAACACGCCCAACTTCCAGTCCGAAGCAACTGGACTCACTCGTATAAACCTGCAGGCTAACGGTAAGCACGCCAATGCAACACTTCGCTATGCAAGGAGCACACGAGCCAGGAATTGGATTTTGTTGTTGCTAATATGGTATCTGCCTAAGTAACGCTCTGCTAGCTGACGACAACATGGCTAACAAGCTAACGTGTTAGCTCGGATGGACAACAAATTACTGATTAGGTCTGGTTATTTCAGATTCTTCGTAATGGTGGTGCGGTGGTTTCAGCTTTCTATAGTGACCGGCAATGTGATGTTTTCAACCGGTGGGGTTTTTATGGCGGTTTAAGTGGTAGAACCGTGACGTTGTTTTGGCTAATGCTCACCGCGCACAAGCTAGCCCTGGTGAGGACTGCCCCCTGCATCGGTAAGAATGGTTCTCACCACGTAGCAGCTGCTCTGGAAGGTTTTCTATTGGACACGCAACCACTCCCAGCTAACGATTTACTATTATATTTGCGATTTAATCCCACTGCTCCTTTTATTCGCGCAGCCGAGCGTTGGTACCGTAAATCGAGTCAGTGTAGCTAGCAAGCTAAGTTGCACATCCGCACTCTTGACTAGGTGCACATGGCAACGATGTTGTTGCACTCTATTCTCATTATCTAACAATACCAGGAGGGTTTTACAACTGTTACAACAGATCCTGTGGGTTTAAGGAAATGAAACACGCACACGTGGTCTGTTTAAAAGACCTTTAGTCATTAGAGCTACTGTGTATTtcattggggaaaaaaagggtgCCAGTTACATGACCGTGTGTTTTGAAAATGGACTTGCCGGTGTAGCTCAGTCAATATTGCGGGATTAGTACCATTAGTACCTGTCCAGCTTGGGGTTGCATCTACAATTGGACATGGGTCTTCTCACAGTTGTCTCGAGGTTGAATCGTGTGTGGAGGGAGACTGGGGCactgtgcagctgctgtgttcaTAGTAATCTTCTGTCAGTCCGATATAACTAGAAATATATAGCGAGGAAAGTGTCTTCCTCTGACATCGACTCAGGTGGTTTTCACAAAGCTGGCCGAGTTCTTGACAGACCCTGCTGTGACAGCAAAGCTTGTCCGATTCATTTTCCCGAACTTGCAACAAAATTCAGTTTTTCGAATCTAATTTGTGAGATGTCAATACTATTACTGCCACACTGTaaactgtttgattttttttttgttgtggttgtaggtGACGAGCTGGCGCAGGTCGTGGGTTGTCCGTGGATAATGCGAGACAGTGGCGGTAGCCTGGCCCAGAACTGCTGGCAAGGCGACCTGGGTCTTACGGCTGTGGGGCAGGATGATACAGGGGGAGGTAGGCATTTCACCTCTGCTTAATAATATGTTTACCTTCTAGTTAGGTTTGTATAATTATGAATAATGCTGGTGCAAATGTGTCAAGTACAGGTTATAAGTGACCGCGAGTAccttcacataaagcatattTGGAAGCACTTTACAAGCATTTATTTCTGCAGTTCTGTTGTTTGGAGCAGGCACTAGCAATacttacatttgtatttaatcCTCTTCCAAGTGAAGTGCAGCTCAGTGTTGGTTAACAGCAAGTATATCCTATGATGAGTAATAGAAAACCTCATCAACATTTAGAAGGTACAGCATACAGCAGATGCCAGACAGAAATCATTTCAGTAAATCCCCACCATCAGTTAAATAGCACTGAATTAATGAGTTGTTGTACTATACATTCCAACTATCACACAGAGTCGACCAATAACAAATTGTCTTGAAAGTGTAGAtctgaaggaaaaaacaaagttgTTTGTGTCAAGACTGCACAtggttgaattaaaaaatgaatcacTGTTTATGTTGGTGTTTAGGTGGGATTCCTGGAGACCACCTCATAGTCCCAGTGTCAGGTCACAGTGTACAGAGTCCCATGCACCTCAGGCTGgggcagaaagagaaagtaTGGACACGCGAGTATGtcgatgatgaggaggaggaggaggaggaggatgaggaggagggtgggatTGAGCCAATAGGtgacgaggaagaagaaaacTATCTGGATGGGGAGGACAAGGGTGAGTTTGAAGGCAAAGATTGGGATAACattgaggaggaagatgaagaagaagaagaagaagaagaagaggaggtggaagagggaGGAGACCAAGCAGAGGTGCAGTGGGAGATCCCCGACTTTCCTTTTCAGTCCACCCAGCACTCTAATTCACAACAACTTCAACATTATGGACCACAACAGAAGGCAGAAGAAGGTGGTGTTGTCAATGTAGAGCATACTCTCTCCCACACCGAAGTAGGGGGCTTGATCAGGCCCCACCTCAGCAGGTACAGGGCTCTGAGGAGGTTCAGGCGCTGGCAGCGTTTGCGATCTCACGGAGGTCTTCAATTTCGGCTAAGTCAGCACTGGAAGAGCTGGCGCCAGCGTGCTCAGTGGATATGCTTTCTAGGGCATCAGTGGAGTCGGAAGGGGAAAAGCTACAAACTGTatggaaaacagaggaggatAAAAAGGTATCAACAATCCCCCTACACAGATGGAGAGGATGACAGCAACAATGAGCGGTTCAAAGAGTCTGACAAAGGTACTGACGTACACCACATTTACTTCTTAACGAGACTAGTTGATGAATATAAAGATGGCACAGTTCTATATTTTTCATAGGACaaggaaaagacaaaagcaaCTAAACGTCATTCTGTTTCATCGACctgtttttaataattgttGTATAATAACAGAAAACACGTAACGGAGGTCATCTCAGTCTCTAGGTTTCTGTGTTACTTCTGGATTGGCAAAGTATTTTGCATAGCATGCAATGTTTGCACAAAAGAGCAGTAATTTGCACAAGGAAATAATTGcacaataaataatgaagacAAGCAGTGAatgcattcagtgtgtgtgtgtgtgtgtgtgtgtgtgtgtgtgtgtgtgtgtgtgtgtgtgtgtgtgtgtgtgtgtgtgtgtgtgtgtgtgtgtgtgtgtgtgtgtgtgtgtgtgtgtgtgtgtgtgtgtgtgtgtgtgtgtgtgtgtgtgtgtgtgtgtgtgtggatttgagTCTAAGAATCTGCACAGggaatataaaatgtattttcttttctctggcaGATCACCAAATAAATGGGCGCTCTCCAGACAACCAAgtggacagagggagaagggaAGCTGAGGTCAAACCTTTGGAGCTGGCCCTTAACGAAGAACACATGAGCTGTGTGACAGGTATGGAACAGAGAGTTTTAGCTTGTGTTCACCACCAAATAAATCTGCTGTGCTATGTCTAACAAGATTTTGTCTTAGCTTTGTGAATCACTCTGAAATACAAAAGCTGTTGGTGTAGCCTAATTTCCTATGGCCGTCAGATGATAAGTAAGCTGTTAATGTCACATCTGTCTTGGTCACACTTTTCATTTAGCTCCCCTTTTGTTTCCCTGTTAGCTCTGCTTTAAAGTATGGTTAGTGGATCATTATCTACATCTGGTGTAGATCCAGAAAATTGTCAAGAGAGACAATGGGTTTCATGAATGAACTGTTAGTATGAAGAGATGTAGTCTTTAGTTACATCTAAAAATGATTCAGCAGAGCTTGCCaacttcacagatttttttcaaatatttttagatttccTTGCGGTACAAACTGACCAGATGTGATAGGAGTAGGAGGTGGGAATTGTGTAATATTGCAGTGATGGTGTTGATGGTGCCTAATCCAGGAACAGCAGAAAACATGCCAGTGCAGCATCACATATTATTGCACATATTTTTCATCCAGATCAATGACAGACCTCCCCCCTTGAAcgtcaacaaaaatgtttttgtttttttcaagcaTTTTCATATCAAACCAGTTCTT
The genomic region above belongs to Hippoglossus hippoglossus isolate fHipHip1 chromosome 18, fHipHip1.pri, whole genome shotgun sequence and contains:
- the LOC117752205 gene encoding ubiquitin-like-specific protease ESD4, whose protein sequence is MRDSGGSLAQNCWQGDLGLTAVGQDDTGGGGIPGDHLIVPVSGHSVQSPMHLRLGQKEKVWTREYVDDEEEEEEEDEEEGGIEPIGDEEEENYLDGEDKGEFEGKDWDNIEEEDEEEEEEEEEEVEEGGDQAEVQWEIPDFPFQSTQHSNSQQLQHYGPQQKAEEGGVVNVEHTLSHTEVGGLIRPHLSRYRALRRFRRWQRLRSHGGLQFRLSQHWKSWRQRAQWICFLGHQWSRKGKSYKLYGKQRRIKRYQQSPYTDGEDDSNNERFKESDKDHQINGRSPDNQVDRGRREAEVKPLELALNEEHMSCVTGILEESLQQYGSLIPIHVDDIVEKLQDIFSESFSQPNRKALVQHLIQSFQRSSGSALAKTFRVNYKRHVLTMDDLGTLYGQNWLNDQVMNMYGDLVMDSVPERVHFFNSFFYDKLRTKGYDGVKRWTKNVDIFQKDLLLIPIHLEVHWSLVSVDIPRRAITYFDSQRTLNRRCPKHIFKYLQAEAIKKDQQDFLTGWKGFFKMNVGRQNNDSDCGAFVLQYCKCLALGQPFGFGQQDMPRLRRQMYKELCHCKLIL